In Synergistota bacterium, one genomic interval encodes:
- a CDS encoding homoserine dehydrogenase: protein MLLAINVALIGCGNVGQGFLSLLLEKKRELESQGLRINVVAVCDKLRGSAYDPDGLNLSKVLDLASKSEISSYPGVITDLDPLSAITKTNANVVLEATWTDLKTGEPAYTHMREALSAKRHVITTNKGPVLLYLKDLQRLAEINGVEFRFEGVVLSGTPVFNLVRECLPGSEIISFRGILNGTTNYILTKMEEGMSFEEALKEAQRLGYAEADPTMDVEGWDAGAKALILANVVMGATLKLDDICCEGITDIKVEDIKSALSRSRRYKLIAKGYKEGNLVRVAVAPEEVPLSDPLANILGTLNAITFSTDTIGDVTIVGRGAGGREAGYALLSDLISLSRKMLKM, encoded by the coding sequence ATGCTCTTGGCCATTAACGTTGCTCTTATAGGTTGTGGCAATGTAGGTCAAGGCTTTTTAAGTTTGCTTCTTGAGAAAAAAAGGGAGCTAGAATCGCAGGGGCTTAGGATTAATGTAGTTGCTGTTTGTGACAAGCTTAGAGGTTCTGCTTATGATCCTGATGGTTTGAACTTATCTAAAGTGCTTGATCTCGCATCAAAGTCTGAAATATCTTCTTATCCGGGGGTAATAACTGATTTAGATCCCTTGTCTGCGATAACCAAGACGAACGCTAACGTGGTTCTTGAAGCAACATGGACTGACCTTAAGACTGGGGAACCGGCTTATACTCATATGAGAGAAGCTTTGTCTGCAAAAAGACATGTTATAACTACTAATAAAGGTCCTGTGTTGCTTTATTTAAAGGATCTACAAAGACTTGCGGAAATAAACGGTGTTGAGTTTCGCTTTGAGGGAGTGGTTCTTTCAGGAACTCCTGTGTTTAATTTAGTGAGAGAGTGTTTGCCTGGAAGTGAGATAATTTCTTTTAGGGGGATTTTGAATGGAACTACCAATTATATTCTAACAAAAATGGAGGAAGGTATGAGCTTTGAAGAAGCTTTGAAAGAAGCGCAACGCTTAGGATATGCTGAGGCTGATCCTACTATGGATGTAGAGGGATGGGACGCAGGGGCGAAAGCCCTTATATTGGCTAATGTTGTGATGGGTGCAACTTTAAAGCTTGATGATATTTGTTGTGAAGGTATAACGGATATTAAAGTTGAAGATATAAAATCTGCCCTTTCTAGAAGTAGAAGGTATAAGCTTATAGCTAAGGGCTATAAAGAAGGCAATCTTGTAAGGGTTGCTGTTGCTCCTGAAGAAGTTCCTTTAAGCGATCCTCTAGCTAACATCTTGGGAACGCTTAATGCTATAACTTTTTCAACGGATACTATAGGAGATGTTACTATAGTAGGTAGAGGAGCAGGAGGCAGAGAAGCTGGATATGCGCTTCTTTCAGATTTGATCTCTCTTTCAAGAAAGATGCTAAAGATGTGA
- a CDS encoding clostripain-related cysteine peptidase, which yields MRLSFFLLLAFLFVFVLYGCGDSGGGSEPLIPKWTVMVFMNDSSSTSRELGGIDLYEMRRVGSSNHVKVLVQRCSSSGRGMVRYFVGEGNLELLNTLPEASPTSPSDLLSFVNWCIENYSAEKYMLVLWERDHPDIWNGLVEWVKLLKVFSSFKSKVDLLVLDSSAKAEIELLNEVKNSVSFVIALQGIMPDDGFDYEQVLQSIVRNPGQGASEIGKAFIDNFKSLYSKRKEVAISMVSLAKLSNLLEGLDKLGNELINFRDVFALWGAIAQTQTYFIKAGESFCFRDLYDFCEKVKGLSLSDSVNSILESLKKTLKEVVLSEWHLSDGIFPLSHGISLYVFSLEGRKDVYETFAIANDAKNWFNFLKTRLTGL from the coding sequence GTGAGATTGTCCTTTTTTCTTTTATTAGCTTTTTTATTCGTGTTTGTTCTTTATGGATGTGGTGATAGTGGTGGGGGTTCGGAACCATTAATACCTAAATGGACGGTTATGGTTTTTATGAACGATTCTAGTTCTACTTCAAGGGAGCTCGGAGGAATAGATTTGTATGAGATGAGAAGGGTGGGTTCCTCGAATCATGTAAAGGTGTTAGTTCAAAGATGCTCTAGTAGCGGCAGAGGTATGGTTCGGTATTTCGTTGGGGAGGGGAACTTAGAGCTTCTTAATACTTTACCAGAAGCATCTCCTACTTCTCCAAGTGATTTGCTTTCTTTTGTTAACTGGTGTATTGAAAACTATTCGGCTGAAAAATACATGCTGGTTCTCTGGGAGAGGGATCATCCAGACATATGGAATGGATTAGTAGAGTGGGTAAAACTTCTCAAGGTTTTCTCATCTTTTAAGTCTAAAGTGGATTTATTAGTTCTTGACTCTTCCGCTAAAGCTGAAATTGAGCTTCTTAACGAAGTTAAAAATAGCGTTTCTTTCGTTATTGCTTTGCAAGGAATAATGCCTGATGATGGTTTTGATTATGAGCAAGTTTTGCAAAGCATAGTTAGAAATCCTGGGCAGGGGGCATCTGAAATTGGGAAAGCTTTTATTGATAATTTTAAAAGCCTTTATAGCAAGAGAAAAGAAGTTGCCATATCGATGGTCTCTCTGGCTAAGCTTTCTAACCTTTTAGAAGGACTTGATAAACTTGGGAATGAACTTATTAACTTTAGAGATGTTTTTGCTCTCTGGGGAGCAATTGCCCAAACGCAAACTTACTTTATTAAAGCAGGGGAGAGCTTTTGTTTTAGAGATCTTTATGATTTCTGTGAGAAAGTTAAAGGTTTAAGTCTTTCTGATTCGGTTAATTCTATCCTTGAAAGTCTTAAGAAGACGCTTAAAGAAGTAGTCTTATCGGAATGGCATCTTAGTGATGGTATATTTCCTCTTTCTCACGGTATATCGCTTTATGTTTTTTCTTTGGAGGGAAGGAAAGATGTTTATGAAACTTTTGCCATAGCTAATGATGCTAAAAATTGGTTTAATTTTTTAAAAACAAGGTTAACTGGTTTATAG
- a CDS encoding NTPase, producing MKHIILTGLPGIGKTTLIKKLIEGKEGIRGFFTEEIREGGVRKGFKLLTLSGKEAILAHESFSSSYRVGKYGVDLRAFEDIGVGEIEEGIKEGSPLIVIDEIGKMELYSEKFIKVLFRALDSSKVLATMGRINHPVIAAIRKRSDVRIIEVTLTNRNELPHQLKSFHSSSPSE from the coding sequence ATGAAACATATTATACTGACAGGTTTGCCTGGTATTGGTAAAACTACGCTTATTAAAAAGCTTATAGAAGGAAAAGAGGGTATCAGGGGATTCTTTACGGAAGAGATTAGGGAAGGAGGGGTAAGGAAAGGGTTTAAACTTTTGACCCTTTCTGGGAAGGAGGCAATATTAGCTCATGAAAGCTTTTCTTCTTCTTATAGAGTTGGAAAATATGGAGTTGACTTGAGAGCTTTTGAAGACATTGGAGTCGGAGAGATAGAGGAGGGGATCAAAGAAGGATCCCCTCTTATAGTTATAGATGAGATAGGTAAAATGGAGCTTTATTCAGAGAAGTTTATAAAAGTATTATTTAGGGCTTTGGATAGTTCTAAGGTTTTAGCCACTATGGGCAGGATAAATCACCCTGTAATTGCGGCTATACGAAAAAGAAGCGATGTGAGAATAATAGAGGTCACCTTAACTAATAGGAATGAACTGCCTCACCAACTTAAAAGCTTCCATAGTTCGTCACCTTCGGAATAA